In Pleurocapsa sp. PCC 7319, the following are encoded in one genomic region:
- a CDS encoding LysR family transcriptional regulator translates to MKLSQIKSFVTVARCGKFSQAAIELDLSQPTVSHAIATLEDDLGIQLLFRGKKGVNLTPAGESVLAHCYRILQSIEDIQQEANRYKSLGGGKVRISTFRGAAAQLLPKIRANFKTKYPQIEIKIAEEKDCPQVEQMVYEGQADVGFTTLPTSKDLETIEVLRDDYIVLLPPDSDLGFSVVNSPKLSWTQLLSIPIISYPNHNSCFREIKNYFKAEGYQFQPCEQVRESDTIINLVATGSGAAILPQLSVFHTPEGVTVGQLPTPLQRIVVAATPKDADLSHAVWALLDFLKQVDISQI, encoded by the coding sequence ATGAAACTTTCTCAAATCAAGTCGTTTGTCACTGTTGCCCGATGTGGAAAATTTAGTCAGGCGGCAATTGAATTGGATTTAAGTCAACCTACTGTTAGTCATGCGATCGCCACATTAGAAGACGATTTAGGAATCCAACTACTGTTTAGAGGGAAAAAAGGCGTGAATCTTACCCCAGCAGGAGAAAGTGTCTTGGCACATTGCTATCGAATATTACAGTCAATTGAAGATATTCAACAAGAAGCTAACCGTTACAAAAGCCTTGGGGGAGGTAAAGTCAGAATTTCTACCTTTCGTGGTGCAGCAGCACAACTCTTACCTAAAATTAGAGCCAACTTTAAAACTAAATATCCCCAAATAGAGATCAAAATTGCTGAAGAAAAAGATTGTCCTCAAGTAGAGCAGATGGTTTATGAAGGACAAGCTGATGTGGGTTTTACTACTTTACCCACCTCTAAAGATTTAGAAACTATTGAAGTGCTGCGAGATGATTACATTGTTCTCTTGCCACCTGATTCTGATCTAGGTTTTTCTGTAGTCAACTCCCCAAAACTTAGTTGGACACAGTTGCTGTCAATACCAATTATTTCTTATCCGAATCACAACAGTTGTTTTAGAGAAATCAAAAATTACTTTAAAGCTGAAGGTTATCAATTTCAACCCTGTGAACAGGTCAGAGAAAGTGACACCATAATTAACCTCGTTGCTACAGGCTCTGGCGCAGCAATTTTACCTCAGCTATCTGTTTTTCATACTCCTGAGGGCGTAACTGTTGGTCAGTTGCCCACCCCTCTACAACGAATTGTAGTCGCTGCAACTCCTAAAGATGCAGATTTATCCCATGCAGTTTGGGCATTGCTTGATTTTCTCAAGCAAGTTGACATCAGCCAGATATAA
- a CDS encoding ferredoxin, whose product MTKTGSVVSSFSFGGKLTKIYTKKNKIKYIKLVTKQGKYWLKITKKLRKKVANLSRGCQIEVAGKSRRNSKTGKVKYEAQTIVLIPQDTEQTTEVKTKIVSLLPVLDTEVKSKARVLICQKSNCWKKGGQKVYRQLESTLSDRGLSKDIPIKKTGCLKKCKQAPTIVMLPDKARYSKVKPKQIPDLVDKHLIAGN is encoded by the coding sequence ATGACAAAAACTGGTAGCGTAGTTTCTTCCTTTAGTTTTGGGGGAAAATTGACCAAAATTTATACTAAGAAAAATAAAATTAAATACATCAAGTTAGTTACTAAGCAAGGTAAATATTGGCTCAAAATTACGAAGAAGCTCAGAAAAAAGGTTGCTAACTTATCTCGTGGTTGTCAGATAGAAGTAGCGGGAAAATCTAGGCGGAATTCCAAAACTGGCAAAGTTAAGTATGAAGCGCAAACAATTGTTTTAATTCCTCAGGATACAGAACAAACTACGGAAGTTAAAACTAAAATAGTTTCTTTGTTACCTGTATTGGACACTGAGGTTAAATCTAAAGCTAGGGTGTTAATCTGTCAAAAATCCAACTGCTGGAAAAAAGGTGGTCAGAAAGTTTATCGGCAATTAGAATCTACCCTAAGCGATCGCGGATTAAGTAAAGATATTCCCATTAAAAAAACAGGTTGTCTAAAAAAGTGTAAACAAGCACCAACCATAGTTATGTTGCCCGATAAAGCACGTTACAGCAAGGTTAAACCGAAACAAATTCCTGATTTAGTAGACAAACATTTAATTGCTGGCAATTGA
- the folK gene encoding 2-amino-4-hydroxy-6-hydroxymethyldihydropteridine diphosphokinase → MAECAIALGSNQGNSLDILEKSLTALDQIPGVTLNTVSSWYQTKPVGTLEPQSDYLNGCALLSVEQTPEELLVILQAIEIQFGRVGKGTLQPRTLDLDLLLYGDLVLDTPNLTIPHPRMIERAFVLVPLAEIAPDLIEPVSGTKIAKLLRNVDTSGIQAYIRA, encoded by the coding sequence ATGGCAGAATGCGCGATCGCTTTAGGTAGTAATCAGGGAAACTCTCTAGATATCCTGGAAAAATCTCTCACAGCATTAGATCAAATTCCTGGTGTTACTCTTAATACTGTTTCTAGCTGGTATCAAACCAAACCTGTTGGGACACTTGAACCACAGTCAGATTATCTTAATGGCTGTGCCTTATTATCCGTCGAACAAACCCCCGAAGAATTGTTAGTCATTTTGCAAGCGATCGAAATTCAGTTTGGCAGGGTTGGTAAAGGCACGCTTCAACCTAGAACCTTAGATTTGGATTTATTACTCTATGGAGATTTAGTTCTAGACACTCCTAATCTTACAATCCCTCATCCCAGAATGATTGAACGAGCTTTTGTACTAGTACCTTTAGCAGAGATTGCACCAGACTTGATTGAGCCAGTATCGGGAACTAAAATAGCTAAATTACTCCGCAATGTAGATACTTCAGGTATTCAAGCTTACATTAGAGCCTAG
- a CDS encoding type II toxin-antitoxin system Phd/YefM family antitoxin, whose translation MESYTLTQTRNQHGEVFDKAAIEPVLVTKQKRPSHVILAAETYQQLITRLEELEDLNLGKAAETALSQSSMTGSKEFTSALEKLTNAKA comes from the coding sequence ATGGAAAGTTACACACTAACTCAAACCCGTAACCAACATGGCGAAGTATTTGACAAAGCTGCAATAGAGCCAGTCTTAGTTACTAAGCAAAAACGCCCTAGTCATGTAATTCTGGCAGCAGAAACCTATCAACAACTAATTACCAGGCTTGAAGAGTTAGAAGATTTAAACTTAGGAAAAGCTGCCGAAACTGCTCTCAGTCAATCTTCAATGACAGGAAGTAAAGAATTTACCTCTGCTCTGGAGAAACTGACGAATGCCAAAGCTTGA
- a CDS encoding cysteine desulfurase family protein, translating into MSQRPIYLDAQATTPMDERVLEAMLPYFTERFGNPSSNTHVYGWEAGAAVKNAREAIAKIINATPEEIVFTSGATEANNLAIKGVAEAYFNQGKHIITVTTEHRAVLDPCAYLENLGFELTYLPVQSDGLLDLHQLESAIREDTILVSVMAANNEIGVLQPIAEIGSICHNRGVLFHTDAAQAIAKIPLDVVAMNIDLMSLTAHKIYGPKGIGALYVRRRHPRVKLASQIQGGGQERGRRSGTLYTPQIVGFAEALEIGIAEMESESTRLLQLKKQLWSMLETLDGIHLNGNFTQSLPGNLNVSVEGVDGSALLLGLQSVVALSSGSACSSASTAPSHVLTALGRDEKLAHASLRFGIGRFNTSEEIEIVGQQAIATINSLRQTNQLKTTS; encoded by the coding sequence ATGTCTCAACGTCCGATATATCTTGATGCTCAGGCAACGACACCAATGGATGAGCGAGTCTTAGAAGCGATGTTGCCTTATTTTACCGAACGTTTTGGTAATCCTTCAAGTAACACTCATGTCTATGGTTGGGAAGCTGGCGCAGCAGTTAAAAACGCTAGAGAAGCGATCGCCAAAATTATTAACGCGACTCCCGAAGAAATTGTCTTTACTAGTGGAGCAACAGAAGCCAATAACTTGGCGATTAAAGGAGTTGCTGAAGCTTATTTTAATCAAGGGAAACACATTATTACGGTCACTACGGAACATCGGGCAGTACTAGATCCATGTGCTTATTTAGAAAATTTAGGGTTTGAACTTACCTACCTGCCTGTACAATCTGATGGTTTATTAGATCTTCATCAACTAGAGTCAGCTATCCGTGAAGATACAATTCTGGTTTCGGTTATGGCTGCTAATAACGAGATTGGCGTACTGCAACCTATCGCTGAAATTGGTTCAATTTGTCACAATCGAGGGGTCTTATTTCATACCGATGCAGCTCAGGCGATCGCCAAAATTCCTTTAGATGTAGTAGCGATGAATATTGATTTGATGTCTCTCACTGCCCATAAAATTTATGGTCCTAAAGGCATTGGTGCATTATATGTGCGTCGCCGTCACCCCAGAGTTAAATTGGCTTCCCAAATTCAAGGTGGTGGACAAGAACGAGGTCGGCGATCGGGGACTCTCTACACTCCCCAAATAGTTGGCTTTGCTGAGGCGTTGGAAATTGGCATAGCCGAAATGGAATCTGAGTCCACTCGTCTATTGCAGCTAAAGAAGCAACTCTGGTCAATGTTGGAAACCTTGGACGGTATCCACCTCAACGGCAATTTTACTCAAAGTCTGCCAGGTAATCTCAATGTGAGTGTTGAAGGAGTTGACGGTTCAGCTCTATTGCTGGGACTACAATCAGTAGTGGCTTTATCTTCTGGTTCTGCCTGTTCTTCTGCTTCTACTGCCCCGTCTCATGTCTTAACTGCTTTGGGACGTGATGAGAAATTAGCTCACGCTTCTTTACGTTTTGGTATTGGTAGATTTAATACTTCAGAGGAAATAGAGATTGTGGGGCAACAGGCGATCGCAACTATTAATTCGCTGCGTCAAACTAATCAGTTAAAAACCACAAGTTAA
- a CDS encoding Asr1405/Asl0597 family protein, which yields MSNGDRKADSAGNHPSGANKVNQEIQAKSKSHQLIKKDGQQLSPILSVKWTCRWDVFRRLQALGIECECSTNKPLLAYLDSPTTAVQIRSVIRQFSAPRQELIDWLDNCWQVKYDRQSR from the coding sequence ATGAGTAATGGCGATCGCAAAGCTGACTCTGCGGGTAATCACCCTTCAGGGGCTAACAAAGTTAATCAAGAAATTCAGGCTAAGTCTAAGTCTCATCAACTGATAAAAAAAGATGGACAACAATTGAGTCCCATCCTATCAGTCAAATGGACTTGTCGCTGGGACGTATTTCGTCGTTTACAAGCACTAGGAATAGAATGTGAATGTTCTACGAATAAACCCTTGTTAGCTTACTTGGATAGTCCAACTACTGCGGTACAAATACGAAGTGTGATCAGACAATTTAGTGCACCACGTCAAGAGTTAATTGATTGGTTAGATAATTGCTGGCAGGTGAAATACGATCGTCAAAGTAGGTGA
- a CDS encoding RNA-guided endonuclease TnpB family protein: protein MLNLTYNYKIQPTTKQIEIIEHNLDVCRAVWNHALYVRKLWYNSRSCKVNQCSLFHEYIVEPFDYPNYHTQSAELTKAKKTNAFLKSGNAQAMQQTLRKLDRAFNDMKSKGMGFPRYKNKARSFNILGKISVEDKYLKMPLLKLIKFRKSRDIPEGFKIKQVQIIKKASGYYANLMIELDVDIVKPIPHGHAIGIDAGIESMISTSDGLVLTRPSFLDKALRKIKLLQKKLKNKKKGSNKWKQLNHRIALLHEAVANRRKEYHFNLAYQLCDGVGMIFVEDINFVLWSRGLFGKQSLDMGLGQFFKILEYVCLKTDTYFAKVNKDFTSQICSNCGTHTGKKDLSVRIHSCPECGYVQNRDVAAAEVVRNRGLENIAVGTTVIKQPSDGVLAGASA from the coding sequence ATGCTTAATCTTACATACAACTACAAAATACAGCCAACAACCAAACAAATAGAAATAATTGAACACAATTTAGATGTTTGTAGAGCGGTCTGGAATCATGCGTTGTATGTGCGTAAACTTTGGTATAACAGTCGTAGCTGTAAGGTAAACCAATGTTCTCTGTTTCATGAGTATATTGTTGAACCATTTGATTACCCTAATTATCATACTCAGTCGGCTGAGTTAACTAAGGCTAAGAAAACCAACGCTTTTCTGAAATCAGGTAATGCTCAGGCTATGCAACAAACATTGCGAAAGCTAGACAGAGCGTTCAATGATATGAAGAGCAAGGGTATGGGTTTCCCTCGATACAAGAACAAAGCCCGATCTTTTAACATTTTGGGCAAGATATCAGTAGAAGATAAGTACCTCAAGATGCCTTTGCTTAAATTAATTAAGTTTAGAAAGTCAAGAGATATACCAGAAGGATTCAAAATTAAGCAAGTACAAATTATTAAAAAAGCTAGTGGTTACTATGCCAATTTAATGATTGAACTAGATGTGGATATTGTCAAACCAATACCTCATGGTCATGCTATCGGTATTGATGCGGGTATTGAGAGCATGATTTCAACTTCCGATGGGCTAGTACTTACTCGACCCTCATTCTTAGATAAAGCTCTGCGTAAGATTAAATTACTACAAAAAAAGCTCAAGAATAAGAAAAAAGGTTCTAATAAATGGAAGCAACTAAACCATCGTATTGCATTACTTCATGAAGCTGTAGCAAACAGACGAAAAGAATATCACTTCAACTTGGCATATCAACTATGTGATGGAGTCGGAATGATATTTGTCGAAGATATTAACTTTGTCTTATGGAGTAGAGGCTTGTTTGGCAAGCAATCTTTAGACATGGGATTAGGTCAATTTTTCAAGATTCTTGAGTATGTTTGCTTGAAAACAGACACCTATTTTGCCAAAGTAAATAAAGATTTTACATCTCAAATATGCTCCAATTGTGGAACTCATACAGGAAAAAAGGATTTGAGCGTAAGAATACATTCTTGCCCTGAATGCGGATACGTTCAGAACAGGGATGTGGCAGCAGCAGAAGTAGTGAGAAATAGAGGTTTAGAAAATATCGCGGTAGGAACTACCGTAATTAAACAGCCCAGTGATGGCGTTCTGGCGGGTGCTTCGGCATAG
- a CDS encoding DUF742 domain-containing protein, translating into MTYYKFNPKNHICSLVWTGFCLYSGVDDGNLLSAIAMPTILGVPTVVVGINMREKSERDKRRRIVNLIQDKQMITVGEVANLLNIPGKEARELLNQLHDEERINMSNRDSDMAVVYTPIN; encoded by the coding sequence ATGACTTATTATAAATTTAATCCCAAAAATCACATTTGTTCTCTAGTTTGGACTGGATTTTGTCTGTATAGTGGAGTTGATGACGGCAATTTACTCAGTGCGATCGCTATGCCAACAATTTTAGGAGTTCCTACTGTTGTGGTGGGAATTAATATGCGAGAAAAATCTGAGCGAGATAAGCGCAGAAGAATAGTTAATCTAATTCAAGACAAACAAATGATTACGGTGGGTGAAGTAGCTAATCTACTGAATATTCCTGGTAAAGAAGCTCGCGAATTACTCAATCAATTGCACGACGAGGAAAGAATTAATATGAGTAATCGAGATAGTGATATGGCTGTTGTTTATACTCCGATAAATTAA
- a CDS encoding phospholipase D-like domain-containing protein, whose product MSRYFRWMLVLSLTLLNACKKESHELSAHFQDQFIQVYFNHRASNFSTYIDPYREIERSGDNLEAVIIEQIATANDTIDLAVQELNLPLIAQALVKSHRSGVKVRVVLDNNYSQSLSELTPQEVKRLNRRDRQKYNEYFQLVDLNRNGTLSTTEIAQQDALVILRQADIPLIDDTADGSKGSGLMHHKYLVIDGQKVIAGSANFTLSGIHGDFSNRETKGNINHLLTIDNVDVAGLFTEEFDYMWGDNSDGGINSKFGLAKPWRSPISITWKNTEITIQFSPTSSNKKDWQLSSNGSIGKVLNQANDSIDLALFVFSEQEIADILQQKQQEGVKIRGVFDPSFAFRYYSEVLDMLGVTLYYHCQAEANNNPWQKPLETIGTPLVNVGDKLHHKFSLIDSQIVISGSQNWSKAANYNNDEALIIINNPTVAKHFDQEFQRLYQQASLGLPQRINNQLKQQQKCN is encoded by the coding sequence ATGTCTCGATATTTTAGATGGATGCTTGTTTTAAGTTTAACCTTGCTTAACGCTTGTAAAAAAGAATCTCACGAGTTATCTGCTCACTTTCAAGACCAATTTATTCAAGTTTATTTTAATCATCGAGCCAGCAATTTTTCCACTTATATTGATCCTTATCGTGAGATAGAACGTTCAGGAGATAATTTAGAAGCAGTAATTATCGAGCAAATAGCAACAGCTAATGACACTATTGATTTGGCTGTTCAAGAGCTTAACTTGCCTTTAATAGCCCAGGCTTTAGTTAAAAGTCATCGCTCAGGAGTAAAAGTAAGAGTAGTTTTAGATAACAACTATAGTCAATCTTTAAGTGAATTAACCCCTCAGGAAGTTAAACGATTAAATCGACGCGATCGCCAAAAATATAACGAGTATTTCCAATTAGTAGATCTAAATCGGAATGGTACTTTAAGTACAACAGAAATTGCTCAACAAGATGCTTTGGTAATTTTACGTCAAGCAGATATTCCCCTAATTGATGATACTGCTGATGGTTCTAAAGGTAGCGGTTTGATGCATCATAAATATTTGGTTATTGACGGACAAAAAGTAATTGCTGGCTCTGCCAACTTTACCTTAAGTGGTATTCATGGAGATTTTAGTAACCGAGAAACGAAAGGTAATATCAACCATCTCCTAACTATAGATAACGTTGATGTAGCTGGTTTATTTACTGAAGAATTTGATTATATGTGGGGCGATAATTCCGATGGTGGAATTAACAGTAAATTTGGTCTAGCTAAACCATGGCGATCGCCTATATCTATTACCTGGAAAAATACAGAGATTACAATTCAATTTTCTCCTACTTCTAGTAATAAAAAAGATTGGCAACTAAGTAGTAACGGCTCGATTGGGAAGGTACTTAATCAAGCCAATGATTCCATTGATTTAGCTTTGTTTGTTTTTAGTGAACAGGAAATAGCCGATATCCTGCAACAAAAGCAGCAAGAAGGAGTAAAGATTCGGGGGGTTTTTGATCCTAGTTTTGCCTTTCGGTATTACAGTGAAGTATTGGATATGTTAGGAGTTACTTTGTATTATCATTGTCAAGCTGAAGCAAATAATAATCCATGGCAAAAACCTTTAGAAACTATTGGTACGCCACTAGTAAATGTTGGGGACAAACTTCATCACAAGTTCAGCTTGATAGATTCTCAGATCGTAATTTCTGGGTCACAAAACTGGTCAAAAGCAGCAAATTATAATAATGATGAAGCTTTGATTATCATTAATAACCCTACAGTAGCAAAGCACTTTGACCAGGAGTTCCAACGCCTTTATCAGCAAGCTTCCCTAGGATTACCCCAGAGAATTAACAATCAACTTAAGCAGCAACAAAAATGTAATTGA